The proteins below come from a single Pleuronectes platessa chromosome 3, fPlePla1.1, whole genome shotgun sequence genomic window:
- the LOC128436818 gene encoding sodium/calcium exchanger 1 isoform X12, translating to MSRTRITPLFTANQLLLLVTFISSGLQLSAAGGSAEALRSNSTVSNTTKCGGDTTCKEGVILPMWKPDNPAFADRLARAAIYFVGLAFMFLGVSIIADRFMSSIEVITSQERQITIKKPNGEKITTTVRIWNETVSNLTLMALGSSAPEILLSVVEVCGHNFDAGELGPNTIVGSAAFNMFVIIGLCVSVIPEGQTRKVKHLRVFFVTATWSVFAYIWLYLILAVSSPGVVDIWEGLLTLFFFPICVGFAYVADRRLLFYKYMGKRYRAGKHRGMIIETEGEPELPSKVNVEMDRKMLSAPGEEFMDGDTGFDRKELEEEEARREVARILKELKQKHPEKEMEQLMELANYQVLNQQQKSRAFYRCQATRIMTGTGNILKKHAADQAKRANLHSISSEVSANHASSKVFFDPGTYQCLENCGSVALNVVRQGGDLTSTVSVDYRTEDGTANAGSDYQFTEGTVIFQPGETEKEIRIDIIDDDIFEEDEHFLVYLSNVRVTSEAAGSDGGGANHVDALAGLGLPCTATVTIFDDDHAGIFTFEEPVVTVSESIGRMEVKVVRSSGARGVVVVPYKTMEGTAKGGGEDFEDTHGVLEFDNDEIIKIIEINIIDDEEYEKNKNFFLEIGEPQLMEMSERKVDALLRSPGGGEEVWTKKDEEERRVAEMGRPMLGEHVKLEVTIEESYEFKSTVDKLIKKTNLALLIGTNSWREQFVEAITVGSASSSGDEDESGEEKLPSCFDYVMHFLTVFWKLLFALVPPTDYWNGWACFVVSISVIGMLTAVIGDLASHFGCTVGLKDSVTAVVFVALGTSVPDTFASKVSAIQDQYADASIGNVTGSNAVNVFLGIGVAWSIAAIYHYSQGQQFKVDPGTLAFSVTLFTIFAFICFGVLLYRRRPEIGGELGGPRVPKILTTCLFFSLWLIYIVLSSLEAYCHVQGF from the exons ATGAGCCGAACCAGGATCACACCCCTGTTCACCGCCAATCAGCTGCTTCTCCTGGTGACCTTCATCTCCTCTGGACTCCAGCTATCTGCAGCAGGAGGCTCTGCTGAGGCCCTCAGGTCCAACAGCACAGTCAGCAACACAACCAAATGCGGCGGAGACACCACCTGCAAAGAGGGCGTCATCCTGCCGATGTGGAAGCCGGACAACCCGGCCTTCGCCGACCGCCTCGCCAGAGCCGCCATTTACTTTGTGGGGTTGGCGTTCATGTTCCTGGGTGTCTCCATCATCGCTGACCGCTTCATGTCATCCATCGAAGTCATCACCTCCCAGGAAAGACAGATCACCATCAAGAAACCAAACGGTGAGAAGATCACCACAACGGTGCGGATCTGGAACGAGACTGTTTCCAACCTCACCCTGATGGCGCTGGGCTCCTCCGCCCCTGAAATCCTCCTGTCAGTCGTGGAGGTCTGTGGTCACAACTTTGACGCCGGTGAGCTCGGCCCAAACACCATTGTAGGAAGTGCGGCATTCAACATGTTTGTCATCATTGGCCTTTGTGTGTCCGTCATACCCGAAGGTCAGACCAGAAAGGTGAAGCACCTCCGGGTGTTCTTCGTCACGGCCACCTGGAGCGTGTTCGCGTACATCTGGCTCTACCTGATCCTCGCCGTCTCTTCTCCAGGGGTAGTTGATATATGGGAGGGGCTTCTcacactcttcttcttccccatTTGTGTTGGCTTCGCTTACGTGGCCGACCGCAGACTTCTTTTCTATAAATACATGGGCAAACGATACAGAGCAGGGAAGCACAGAGGAATGATCATCGAAACCGAGGGAGAACCAGAGCTTCCCTCAAAGGTCAACGTGGAAATGGACAGAAAGATGCTCAGCGCTCCTGGGGAGGAGTTCATGGACGGAGATACAGGGTTTGATaggaaggagctggaggaggaggaggcgcgcAGAGAGGTGGCCAGGATCCTCAAGGAgctgaaacaaaaacatccaGAGAAGGAGATGGAGCAGTTGATGGAGCTCGCTAATTATCAGGTTTTAAACCAGCAACAGAAGAGTCGGGCCTTCTACCGCTGTCAGGCGACCAGGATCATGACAGGaacaggaaacatcctgaagaaGCACGCCGCTGATCAGGCCAAGAGAGCCAATCTGCACAGCATCTCCTCTGAGGTTTCAGCCAACCACGCTTCCTCCAAGGTTTTCTTTGACCCTGGAACGTACCAGTGTCTAGAGAACTGCGGCAGCGTAGCCCTGAACGTGGTGCGTCAAGGTGGAGACCTCACGAGCACCGTCTCAGTGGACTACCGGACGGAGGACGGCACTGCTAACGCCGGCTCCGACTACCAGTTCACTGAAGGAACTGTTATCTTCCAACCAGGCGAGACCGAGAAGGAAATCCGCATAGACATCATCGATGACGACATTTTCGAGGAAGATGAGCATTTCCTGGTCTACCTCAGCAACGTGAGAGTGACATCAGAGGCTGCTGGCTCAGACGGGGGCGGGGCTAACCACGTGGACGCCCTGGCAGGTTTGGGTCTTCCATGCACAGCCACTGTCACCATCTTCGATGATGACCACGCTGGTATCTTTACGTTCGAGGAGCCGGTGGTGACTGTGAGCGAGAGCATCGGGAggatggaggtgaaggtggtCCGGTCCTCGGGAGCTCGAGGAGTTGTGGTGGTGCCGTACAAAACCATGGAGGGGACGGCTAAAGGAGGCGGCGAggactttgaggacacacatgGAGTCCTGGAGTTTGACAATGATGAGATCAT cAAAATTATTGAGATCAATATAATCGATGATGAAGAATATGAGAAAAACAAGAACTTCTTCCTAGAGATTGGAGAACCTCAGCTGATGGAGATGAGTGAGAGGAAAG TTGATGCTCTTCTAcgttctcctggt GGGGGTGAGGAGGTTTGGACGAagaaggatgaagaggagcGGCGGGTCGCGGAGATGGGTCGACCGATGCTGGGAGAACACGTCAAGCTGGAGGTCACCATCGAGGAGTCGTACGAGTTCAAG AGCACCGTGGATAAACTCATCAAGAAGACCAACCTGGCTCTGCTGATCGGGACCAACAGCTGGAGGGAGCAGTTTGTGGAGGCCATCACAGTCGGCTCCG CCTCTTCCTCAGGTGACGAGGACGAGTCCGGGGAGGAGAAGCTGCCGTCCTGCTTCGACTACGTCATGCACTTCCTCACCGTCTTCTGGAAACTCCTGTTTGCCTTAGTCCCTCCCACCGACTACTGGAACGGCTGGGCCTGCTTCGTGGTGTCCATCTCGGTCATCGGCATGCTGACGGCGGTGATCGGCGACCTGGCGTCTCATTTCGGCTGCACCGTCGGCCTCAAAGACTCTGTGACTGCTGTGGTGTTCGTGGCTTTGGGGACTTCAGTACCAG acaCCTTTGCCAGTAAAGTGTCGGCCATCCAGGACCAATACGCCGACGCCTCCATCGGCAATGTGACGGGAAGCAACGCGGTCAACGTCTTCCTGGGTATCGGCGTGGCCTGGTCCATCGCTGCCATCTACCACTACTCCCAGGGCCAGCAGTTCAAGGTGGACCCAGGAACGCTGGCCTTCTCCGTCACTCTCTTCACCATCTTCGCCTTTATCTGTTTCGGTGTCCTCCTCTACCGCCGGCGGCCGGAGATCGGAGGGGAGCTCGGTGGCCCCCGGGTCCCGAAGATTCTCACCACCTGCTTGTTCTTCAGCCTGTGGTTGATTTACATTGTGCTCTCCTCATTAGAAGCATATTGCCACGTTCAGGGATTCTAA
- the LOC128436818 gene encoding sodium/calcium exchanger 1 isoform X10, translated as MSRTRITPLFTANQLLLLVTFISSGLQLSAAGGSAEALRSNSTVSNTTKCGGDTTCKEGVILPMWKPDNPAFADRLARAAIYFVGLAFMFLGVSIIADRFMSSIEVITSQERQITIKKPNGEKITTTVRIWNETVSNLTLMALGSSAPEILLSVVEVCGHNFDAGELGPNTIVGSAAFNMFVIIGLCVSVIPEGQTRKVKHLRVFFVTATWSVFAYIWLYLILAVSSPGVVDIWEGLLTLFFFPICVGFAYVADRRLLFYKYMGKRYRAGKHRGMIIETEGEPELPSKVNVEMDRKMLSAPGEEFMDGDTGFDRKELEEEEARREVARILKELKQKHPEKEMEQLMELANYQVLNQQQKSRAFYRCQATRIMTGTGNILKKHAADQAKRANLHSISSEVSANHASSKVFFDPGTYQCLENCGSVALNVVRQGGDLTSTVSVDYRTEDGTANAGSDYQFTEGTVIFQPGETEKEIRIDIIDDDIFEEDEHFLVYLSNVRVTSEAAGSDGGGANHVDALAGLGLPCTATVTIFDDDHAGIFTFEEPVVTVSESIGRMEVKVVRSSGARGVVVVPYKTMEGTAKGGGEDFEDTHGVLEFDNDEIIKIIEINIIDDEEYEKNKNFFLEIGEPQLMEMSERKVDALLRSPGGGEEVWTKKDEEERRVAEMGRPMLGEHVKLEVTIEESYEFKSTVDKLIKKTNLALLIGTNSWREQFVEAITVGSGDEDESGEEKLPSCFDYVMHFLTVFWKLLFALVPPTDYWNGWACFVVSISVIGMLTAVIGDLASHFGCTVGLKDSVTAVVFVALGTSVPDTFASKVSAIQDQYADASIGNVTGSNAVNVFLGIGVAWSIAAIYHYSQGQQFKVDPGTLAFSVTLFTIFAFICFGVLLYRRRPEIGGELGGPRVPKILTTCLFFSLWLIYIVLSSLEAYCHVQGF; from the exons ATGAGCCGAACCAGGATCACACCCCTGTTCACCGCCAATCAGCTGCTTCTCCTGGTGACCTTCATCTCCTCTGGACTCCAGCTATCTGCAGCAGGAGGCTCTGCTGAGGCCCTCAGGTCCAACAGCACAGTCAGCAACACAACCAAATGCGGCGGAGACACCACCTGCAAAGAGGGCGTCATCCTGCCGATGTGGAAGCCGGACAACCCGGCCTTCGCCGACCGCCTCGCCAGAGCCGCCATTTACTTTGTGGGGTTGGCGTTCATGTTCCTGGGTGTCTCCATCATCGCTGACCGCTTCATGTCATCCATCGAAGTCATCACCTCCCAGGAAAGACAGATCACCATCAAGAAACCAAACGGTGAGAAGATCACCACAACGGTGCGGATCTGGAACGAGACTGTTTCCAACCTCACCCTGATGGCGCTGGGCTCCTCCGCCCCTGAAATCCTCCTGTCAGTCGTGGAGGTCTGTGGTCACAACTTTGACGCCGGTGAGCTCGGCCCAAACACCATTGTAGGAAGTGCGGCATTCAACATGTTTGTCATCATTGGCCTTTGTGTGTCCGTCATACCCGAAGGTCAGACCAGAAAGGTGAAGCACCTCCGGGTGTTCTTCGTCACGGCCACCTGGAGCGTGTTCGCGTACATCTGGCTCTACCTGATCCTCGCCGTCTCTTCTCCAGGGGTAGTTGATATATGGGAGGGGCTTCTcacactcttcttcttccccatTTGTGTTGGCTTCGCTTACGTGGCCGACCGCAGACTTCTTTTCTATAAATACATGGGCAAACGATACAGAGCAGGGAAGCACAGAGGAATGATCATCGAAACCGAGGGAGAACCAGAGCTTCCCTCAAAGGTCAACGTGGAAATGGACAGAAAGATGCTCAGCGCTCCTGGGGAGGAGTTCATGGACGGAGATACAGGGTTTGATaggaaggagctggaggaggaggaggcgcgcAGAGAGGTGGCCAGGATCCTCAAGGAgctgaaacaaaaacatccaGAGAAGGAGATGGAGCAGTTGATGGAGCTCGCTAATTATCAGGTTTTAAACCAGCAACAGAAGAGTCGGGCCTTCTACCGCTGTCAGGCGACCAGGATCATGACAGGaacaggaaacatcctgaagaaGCACGCCGCTGATCAGGCCAAGAGAGCCAATCTGCACAGCATCTCCTCTGAGGTTTCAGCCAACCACGCTTCCTCCAAGGTTTTCTTTGACCCTGGAACGTACCAGTGTCTAGAGAACTGCGGCAGCGTAGCCCTGAACGTGGTGCGTCAAGGTGGAGACCTCACGAGCACCGTCTCAGTGGACTACCGGACGGAGGACGGCACTGCTAACGCCGGCTCCGACTACCAGTTCACTGAAGGAACTGTTATCTTCCAACCAGGCGAGACCGAGAAGGAAATCCGCATAGACATCATCGATGACGACATTTTCGAGGAAGATGAGCATTTCCTGGTCTACCTCAGCAACGTGAGAGTGACATCAGAGGCTGCTGGCTCAGACGGGGGCGGGGCTAACCACGTGGACGCCCTGGCAGGTTTGGGTCTTCCATGCACAGCCACTGTCACCATCTTCGATGATGACCACGCTGGTATCTTTACGTTCGAGGAGCCGGTGGTGACTGTGAGCGAGAGCATCGGGAggatggaggtgaaggtggtCCGGTCCTCGGGAGCTCGAGGAGTTGTGGTGGTGCCGTACAAAACCATGGAGGGGACGGCTAAAGGAGGCGGCGAggactttgaggacacacatgGAGTCCTGGAGTTTGACAATGATGAGATCAT cAAAATTATTGAGATCAATATAATCGATGATGAAGAATATGAGAAAAACAAGAACTTCTTCCTAGAGATTGGAGAACCTCAGCTGATGGAGATGAGTGAGAGGAAAG TTGATGCTCTTCTAcgttctcctggt GGGGGTGAGGAGGTTTGGACGAagaaggatgaagaggagcGGCGGGTCGCGGAGATGGGTCGACCGATGCTGGGAGAACACGTCAAGCTGGAGGTCACCATCGAGGAGTCGTACGAGTTCAAG AGCACCGTGGATAAACTCATCAAGAAGACCAACCTGGCTCTGCTGATCGGGACCAACAGCTGGAGGGAGCAGTTTGTGGAGGCCATCACAGTCGGCTCCG GTGACGAGGACGAGTCCGGGGAGGAGAAGCTGCCGTCCTGCTTCGACTACGTCATGCACTTCCTCACCGTCTTCTGGAAACTCCTGTTTGCCTTAGTCCCTCCCACCGACTACTGGAACGGCTGGGCCTGCTTCGTGGTGTCCATCTCGGTCATCGGCATGCTGACGGCGGTGATCGGCGACCTGGCGTCTCATTTCGGCTGCACCGTCGGCCTCAAAGACTCTGTGACTGCTGTGGTGTTCGTGGCTTTGGGGACTTCAGTACCAG acaCCTTTGCCAGTAAAGTGTCGGCCATCCAGGACCAATACGCCGACGCCTCCATCGGCAATGTGACGGGAAGCAACGCGGTCAACGTCTTCCTGGGTATCGGCGTGGCCTGGTCCATCGCTGCCATCTACCACTACTCCCAGGGCCAGCAGTTCAAGGTGGACCCAGGAACGCTGGCCTTCTCCGTCACTCTCTTCACCATCTTCGCCTTTATCTGTTTCGGTGTCCTCCTCTACCGCCGGCGGCCGGAGATCGGAGGGGAGCTCGGTGGCCCCCGGGTCCCGAAGATTCTCACCACCTGCTTGTTCTTCAGCCTGTGGTTGATTTACATTGTGCTCTCCTCATTAGAAGCATATTGCCACGTTCAGGGATTCTAA
- the LOC128436818 gene encoding sodium/calcium exchanger 1 isoform X1, translating into MSRTRITPLFTANQLLLLVTFISSGLQLSAAGGSAEALRSNSTVSNTTKCGGDTTCKEGVILPMWKPDNPAFADRLARAAIYFVGLAFMFLGVSIIADRFMSSIEVITSQERQITIKKPNGEKITTTVRIWNETVSNLTLMALGSSAPEILLSVVEVCGHNFDAGELGPNTIVGSAAFNMFVIIGLCVSVIPEGQTRKVKHLRVFFVTATWSVFAYIWLYLILAVSSPGVVDIWEGLLTLFFFPICVGFAYVADRRLLFYKYMGKRYRAGKHRGMIIETEGEPELPSKVNVEMDRKMLSAPGEEFMDGDTGFDRKELEEEEARREVARILKELKQKHPEKEMEQLMELANYQVLNQQQKSRAFYRCQATRIMTGTGNILKKHAADQAKRANLHSISSEVSANHASSKVFFDPGTYQCLENCGSVALNVVRQGGDLTSTVSVDYRTEDGTANAGSDYQFTEGTVIFQPGETEKEIRIDIIDDDIFEEDEHFLVYLSNVRVTSEAAGSDGGGANHVDALAGLGLPCTATVTIFDDDHAGIFTFEEPVVTVSESIGRMEVKVVRSSGARGVVVVPYKTMEGTAKGGGEDFEDTHGVLEFDNDEIMKTVTVRIIDHEEYDKQATFYIELQEPYWNRRRWTGGFVQTGEDVYRKVQGREHPAPSAIINITGEGGEEVWTKKDEEERRVAEMGRPMLGEHVKLEVTIEESYEFKSTVDKLIKKTNLALLIGTNSWREQFVEAITVGSGKDSTGECDEDESGEEKLPSCFDYVMHFLTVFWKLLFALVPPTDYWNGWACFVVSISVIGMLTAVIGDLASHFGCTVGLKDSVTAVVFVALGTSVPDTFASKVSAIQDQYADASIGNVTGSNAVNVFLGIGVAWSIAAIYHYSQGQQFKVDPGTLAFSVTLFTIFAFICFGVLLYRRRPEIGGELGGPRVPKILTTCLFFSLWLIYIVLSSLEAYCHVQGF; encoded by the exons ATGAGCCGAACCAGGATCACACCCCTGTTCACCGCCAATCAGCTGCTTCTCCTGGTGACCTTCATCTCCTCTGGACTCCAGCTATCTGCAGCAGGAGGCTCTGCTGAGGCCCTCAGGTCCAACAGCACAGTCAGCAACACAACCAAATGCGGCGGAGACACCACCTGCAAAGAGGGCGTCATCCTGCCGATGTGGAAGCCGGACAACCCGGCCTTCGCCGACCGCCTCGCCAGAGCCGCCATTTACTTTGTGGGGTTGGCGTTCATGTTCCTGGGTGTCTCCATCATCGCTGACCGCTTCATGTCATCCATCGAAGTCATCACCTCCCAGGAAAGACAGATCACCATCAAGAAACCAAACGGTGAGAAGATCACCACAACGGTGCGGATCTGGAACGAGACTGTTTCCAACCTCACCCTGATGGCGCTGGGCTCCTCCGCCCCTGAAATCCTCCTGTCAGTCGTGGAGGTCTGTGGTCACAACTTTGACGCCGGTGAGCTCGGCCCAAACACCATTGTAGGAAGTGCGGCATTCAACATGTTTGTCATCATTGGCCTTTGTGTGTCCGTCATACCCGAAGGTCAGACCAGAAAGGTGAAGCACCTCCGGGTGTTCTTCGTCACGGCCACCTGGAGCGTGTTCGCGTACATCTGGCTCTACCTGATCCTCGCCGTCTCTTCTCCAGGGGTAGTTGATATATGGGAGGGGCTTCTcacactcttcttcttccccatTTGTGTTGGCTTCGCTTACGTGGCCGACCGCAGACTTCTTTTCTATAAATACATGGGCAAACGATACAGAGCAGGGAAGCACAGAGGAATGATCATCGAAACCGAGGGAGAACCAGAGCTTCCCTCAAAGGTCAACGTGGAAATGGACAGAAAGATGCTCAGCGCTCCTGGGGAGGAGTTCATGGACGGAGATACAGGGTTTGATaggaaggagctggaggaggaggaggcgcgcAGAGAGGTGGCCAGGATCCTCAAGGAgctgaaacaaaaacatccaGAGAAGGAGATGGAGCAGTTGATGGAGCTCGCTAATTATCAGGTTTTAAACCAGCAACAGAAGAGTCGGGCCTTCTACCGCTGTCAGGCGACCAGGATCATGACAGGaacaggaaacatcctgaagaaGCACGCCGCTGATCAGGCCAAGAGAGCCAATCTGCACAGCATCTCCTCTGAGGTTTCAGCCAACCACGCTTCCTCCAAGGTTTTCTTTGACCCTGGAACGTACCAGTGTCTAGAGAACTGCGGCAGCGTAGCCCTGAACGTGGTGCGTCAAGGTGGAGACCTCACGAGCACCGTCTCAGTGGACTACCGGACGGAGGACGGCACTGCTAACGCCGGCTCCGACTACCAGTTCACTGAAGGAACTGTTATCTTCCAACCAGGCGAGACCGAGAAGGAAATCCGCATAGACATCATCGATGACGACATTTTCGAGGAAGATGAGCATTTCCTGGTCTACCTCAGCAACGTGAGAGTGACATCAGAGGCTGCTGGCTCAGACGGGGGCGGGGCTAACCACGTGGACGCCCTGGCAGGTTTGGGTCTTCCATGCACAGCCACTGTCACCATCTTCGATGATGACCACGCTGGTATCTTTACGTTCGAGGAGCCGGTGGTGACTGTGAGCGAGAGCATCGGGAggatggaggtgaaggtggtCCGGTCCTCGGGAGCTCGAGGAGTTGTGGTGGTGCCGTACAAAACCATGGAGGGGACGGCTAAAGGAGGCGGCGAggactttgaggacacacatgGAGTCCTGGAGTTTGACAATGATGAGATCAT GAAGACAGTAACCGTTAGAATAATTGACCATGAGGAGTACGATAAGCAGGCGACCTTCTACATAGAGCTGCAGGAACCATACTGgaacaggaggagatggacag GTGGATTCGTCCAAACAGGTGA AGATGTCTACAGGAAGGTCCAGGGCCGGGAGCATCCCGCCCCCTCTGCCATCATCAACATCACAG GGGAGGGGGGTGAGGAGGTTTGGACGAagaaggatgaagaggagcGGCGGGTCGCGGAGATGGGTCGACCGATGCTGGGAGAACACGTCAAGCTGGAGGTCACCATCGAGGAGTCGTACGAGTTCAAG AGCACCGTGGATAAACTCATCAAGAAGACCAACCTGGCTCTGCTGATCGGGACCAACAGCTGGAGGGAGCAGTTTGTGGAGGCCATCACAGTCGGCTCCGGTAAAGACTCCACGGGAGAGT GTGACGAGGACGAGTCCGGGGAGGAGAAGCTGCCGTCCTGCTTCGACTACGTCATGCACTTCCTCACCGTCTTCTGGAAACTCCTGTTTGCCTTAGTCCCTCCCACCGACTACTGGAACGGCTGGGCCTGCTTCGTGGTGTCCATCTCGGTCATCGGCATGCTGACGGCGGTGATCGGCGACCTGGCGTCTCATTTCGGCTGCACCGTCGGCCTCAAAGACTCTGTGACTGCTGTGGTGTTCGTGGCTTTGGGGACTTCAGTACCAG acaCCTTTGCCAGTAAAGTGTCGGCCATCCAGGACCAATACGCCGACGCCTCCATCGGCAATGTGACGGGAAGCAACGCGGTCAACGTCTTCCTGGGTATCGGCGTGGCCTGGTCCATCGCTGCCATCTACCACTACTCCCAGGGCCAGCAGTTCAAGGTGGACCCAGGAACGCTGGCCTTCTCCGTCACTCTCTTCACCATCTTCGCCTTTATCTGTTTCGGTGTCCTCCTCTACCGCCGGCGGCCGGAGATCGGAGGGGAGCTCGGTGGCCCCCGGGTCCCGAAGATTCTCACCACCTGCTTGTTCTTCAGCCTGTGGTTGATTTACATTGTGCTCTCCTCATTAGAAGCATATTGCCACGTTCAGGGATTCTAA